A window of the Trichoderma asperellum chromosome 6, complete sequence genome harbors these coding sequences:
- a CDS encoding uncharacterized protein (TransMembrane:1 (o26-44i)), with protein MDDMGSHQRDSTVEREEDGDLTAMEIGFSTIGAILFIVLLFGIYKSNFDMPNIIRVPARKTWRWLVNGIRWICCVKREDPAQHQPQEEGIELHGISSAQTAVASMAASSVQTVVA; from the exons ATGGACGACATGGGTTC CCATCAACGCGATTCGACCGTTGAacgcgaagaagatggcgactTGACAGCCATGGAAATTGGCTTCTCCACCATCGGAGCAATATTGTTCATAGTGCTCTTGTTTGgcatttataaaagtaactTCGATATGCCTAATATCATCAGAGTTCCTGCTCGCAAAACATGGAGGTGGTTGGTCAATGGCATTCGCTGGATCTGCTGTGTTAAGAGAGAGGATCCGGCTCAGCATCAGCCGCAAGAGGAAGGAATTGAGCTGCATGGGATTTCATCTGCACAGACGGCGGTGGCTTCGATGGCGGCTTCGTCTGTACAGACAGTGGTGGCTTGA
- a CDS encoding uncharacterized protein (BUSCO:EOG092D274B) has protein sequence MGVIRKKTATRGGEGGVKYVCDVCSCDITSTVRIRCADPACSDFDLCVPCFGKGESRNTHDPATHSFRVIEQNSFPIFAREWGADEELLLLEGAEIYGLGSWADIADHIGGFREKDEVRDHYLKTFVDSPNFPLPKRCSPHDCELANEIPREEFQSRKKRRIEERREASKNAPALQPKTKPTASVPSCHEIQGYMPGRLEFETEYANEAEEAVQLMQFDPGDGLNPRTGELEPEMELKLTVMEIYNCRLTQRVERKKVIFEHNLLDYRENTKLEKRKTKEEKDLLQRAKPFGRIMNHKDFEDFTQGLQDELNLRQAIAQLQEWRSLRIGDLRSGEKYETEKASRIQKSIPMGSMDRERLASSQRSKAPPPPEPPSGAALLIAPELPLRPAQANGETNGEDAKPLTNGHANGVNGINGVNSVNGHSPTKQKYIPQPISGVQPLQLTQENAPDLHLLTPEEAKLCEVVRLQPKPYLMIKEQILKEAIRGNGTLKKKQAKEICRLDSQKGARLFDFFSNAGWVGKA, from the exons CTTCCACG GTCCGCATTAGATGTGCCGACCCTGCATGTTCTGACTTCGACCTCTGCGTGCCTTGCTTTGGCAAGGGAGAGTCGCGCAACACCCACGATCCCGCAACGCACTCGTTCCGTGTAATCGAGCAGAATTCGTTTCCCATCTTTGCCCGAGAATGGGGTGCCGACGAagaactgctgctgctggagggtGCCGAGATATATGGCCTTGGATCATGGGCGGATATCGCTGACCACATCGGCGGCTTCCGCGAAAAGGACGAAGTGCGCGATCACTATCTAAAAACATTTGTCGACTCGCCCAACTTCCCCCTCCCCAAAAGATGCAGCCCCCATGACTGCGAGCTCGCAAATGAAATCCCACGAGAAGAGTTCCAGTCGCGCAAGAAGCGGCGCATTGAGGAGCGAAGAGAGGCTTCCAAGAATGCACCAGCCCTACAACCCAAAACAAAGCCCACCGCCAGTGTGCCTAGCTGTCACGAGATTCAGGGCTACATGCCTGGCCGTCTCGAGTTTGAAACAGAGTACGCCAAcgaggcagaagaggcagTGCAACTGATGCAGTTCGACCCTGGCGACGGACTCAACCCGCGGACAGGAGAGCTGGAGCCCGAGATGGAGCTGAAGTTGACGGTTATGGAAATCTACAACTGCCGGCTGACACAGCGTGTGGAGCGCAAAAAGGTTATTTTCGAGCATAATCTGTTGGATTATCGAGAAAACACAAAActggaaaagaggaagaccaaggaagaaaaggatcTCCTACAGAGGGCAAAGCCGTTTGGCCGTATCATGAACCACAAGGACTTTGAAGATTTCACACAAGGTTTGCAGGATGAGCTAAATCTGAGACAAGCTATTGCTCAGCTCCAAGAGTGGCGCAGTCTCCGCATTGGAGATTTACGAAGCGGCGAAAAGTACGAGACGGAAAAGGCTTCTCGGATACAAAAGTCCATACCTATGGGGTCTATGGAtagagagaggctggcgTCCTCTCAGCGTTCAAAGGCACCACCTCCTCCTGAGCCTCCAAGCGGAGCCGCTCTGCTCATTGCCCCTGAGCTGCCACTTCGTCCCGCACAAGCCAACGGAGAGACGAATGGTGAAGATGCCAAACCTCTGACTAATGGTCACGCAAATGGCGTAAACGGCATAAATGGTGTCAACAGCGTCAACGGCCACAGTCCGACCAAACAAAAGTATATCCCGCAGCCCATCTCTGGCGTGCAGCCCTTGCAGTTGACGCAGGAGAACGCTCCCGATTTGCACCTCCTCACgccagaagaagccaagctttGTGAGGTGGTGCGCCTTCAGCCGAAGCCATACTTGATGATCAAGGAGCAAATCCTCAAGGAAGCCATTAGGGGTAATGGAACactgaagaagaaacaagccaAGGAGATTTGCCGGCTGGATTCTCAGAAGGGGGCGAGACTATTTGATTTCTTCAGCAACGCAGGGTGGGTTGGTAAGGCATGA